A window of Brevibacterium ihuae contains these coding sequences:
- a CDS encoding DsbA family protein — translation MAKNSSSAADRRQAAREKARQIAETQAKREKTARTILYTGVGVVVVAVLAVVIFLIVQAAQPTPGPKNYTAGSITLASDGEQVQAYGAKGAEADDAPADAPAFSESGLPDTAPVVTVYLDFQCPGCAGFEQANAGTLGKLVDEGTIAVEYQPVAILDASSQGNEYSTRSANLMACVADSGQTDVYMDVMKTLFDNQPAQGANGMTDEQLLEFAEQAGVDTSAPTTTLEGGPSVQECVENVSFDKFVENTTQDALSDGLQGTPRVLVNGEDTEAWQDPEAFATELLTAAGEIG, via the coding sequence ATGGCGAAGAACTCCTCGTCCGCGGCCGACCGCAGGCAGGCCGCGCGCGAAAAGGCGCGGCAGATCGCAGAGACGCAGGCCAAGCGCGAGAAGACCGCACGCACGATCCTCTACACCGGGGTGGGCGTCGTGGTGGTCGCGGTTCTCGCCGTCGTGATCTTCCTCATCGTCCAGGCCGCCCAACCGACGCCGGGACCCAAGAACTACACCGCCGGGTCGATCACGCTCGCGAGCGACGGCGAGCAGGTGCAGGCCTACGGTGCCAAGGGCGCCGAGGCGGATGACGCCCCGGCGGACGCGCCGGCGTTCTCCGAGTCCGGCCTCCCGGACACCGCGCCGGTCGTCACCGTGTACCTCGACTTCCAGTGCCCCGGCTGCGCGGGCTTCGAGCAGGCCAACGCCGGAACGCTCGGAAAGCTCGTCGATGAGGGCACGATCGCCGTGGAGTACCAGCCCGTCGCGATCCTCGATGCGAGCTCGCAGGGCAACGAGTACTCGACCCGCTCGGCGAACCTCATGGCCTGCGTGGCCGACAGCGGCCAGACCGACGTCTACATGGATGTCATGAAGACCCTCTTCGACAACCAGCCGGCGCAGGGCGCCAACGGCATGACCGACGAGCAGCTCCTCGAGTTCGCCGAGCAGGCCGGAGTCGACACGAGTGCCCCGACGACGACGCTCGAGGGCGGGCCCTCCGTGCAGGAGTGCGTGGAGAACGTGAGCTTCGACAAGTTCGTCGAGAACACCACGCAGGACGCGCTGAGCGACGGCCTGCAGGGCACCCCGCGCGTGCTCGTCAACGGCGAGGACACCGAGGCCTGGCAGGATCCGGAGGCGTTCGCCACCGAGCTCCTCACCGCCGCCGGCGAGATCGGCTGA
- a CDS encoding META domain-containing protein, with product MKFRPIPMIAALATTTGLLLGGCGGTGTVSSTNGEESVETVVGRWVSDEKGEPHLTFSEDGKVSGSDGCNGIGTTYEQDGATVTLERFTTTLKACIGVDTWLREARVLEIDGSTMTVKNGDEQEIGSLTRE from the coding sequence ATGAAGTTTCGCCCCATCCCCATGATCGCCGCACTGGCGACGACAACCGGGCTGCTCCTCGGCGGGTGCGGCGGTACCGGAACCGTGTCCTCGACGAACGGAGAAGAGTCCGTGGAAACTGTAGTCGGCCGCTGGGTCTCCGACGAGAAGGGGGAGCCGCACCTGACGTTCTCCGAGGACGGCAAGGTCTCCGGCAGCGACGGGTGCAACGGCATCGGTACCACCTACGAGCAGGACGGGGCCACGGTGACGCTCGAACGGTTCACCACGACGCTCAAGGCGTGCATCGGGGTCGATACCTGGCTGCGCGAGGCGCGGGTTCTCGAGATCGACGGCTCGACGATGACGGTGAAGAACGGCGACGAACAGGAGATCGGCTCCCTGACGCGTGAGTGA